In one window of Pseudomonas sp. IAC-BECa141 DNA:
- a CDS encoding tyrosine-type recombinase/integrase, which produces MGTITSRKRKDNSTAYTAQIRINRDGRTVYQESQTFDRKQVAQAWIKRRETELAEPGAIERANRKGVTIRKMIEQYLDEYEKIRPLGKTKNATLKAIKNTWLGDLDDSALTSQKLVEFAQWRMGKEGGGVQAQTVGNDLSHLGAVLSVARPAWGYEVDPLAMPDARKVLRKLGMVSKSKERNRRPTLKELDKLMVHYFEMQSRRKAQIDMPKLIAFAIFSTRRQEEITRMRWDDLDCARQAVLVRDMKNPGQKIGNDVWCHLPDEAWAIIQAMPKVADEIFPYNGKSVSASFTRACPLLGIKDLHFHDLRHEGVSRLFEMDWDIPRVSSVSGHRDWNSLRRYTHLRGNADVYLNWKWLKRILM; this is translated from the coding sequence ATGGGCACGATCACATCACGCAAGCGCAAGGACAACTCGACGGCCTACACGGCGCAGATACGGATCAATCGGGACGGGCGCACAGTTTATCAGGAAAGCCAAACCTTCGACCGAAAGCAGGTCGCTCAGGCGTGGATCAAGCGGCGTGAGACGGAGCTGGCTGAGCCCGGTGCGATTGAGCGCGCGAACCGCAAGGGTGTGACGATCAGGAAGATGATCGAACAGTACCTGGATGAGTACGAAAAAATCCGGCCGCTGGGCAAGACCAAGAATGCGACGCTGAAGGCGATCAAGAATACGTGGTTGGGCGACCTTGATGACTCGGCCCTGACCAGTCAGAAGCTTGTGGAGTTCGCGCAGTGGCGGATGGGTAAAGAGGGTGGCGGCGTTCAGGCGCAGACGGTCGGCAATGATCTCTCGCACTTGGGGGCGGTCCTTTCTGTGGCGCGGCCAGCGTGGGGCTACGAGGTGGATCCTCTGGCCATGCCTGATGCGCGCAAGGTGTTGCGCAAGCTGGGCATGGTCAGCAAGAGCAAAGAGCGCAACCGCCGGCCGACGCTGAAGGAGCTGGACAAGTTGATGGTGCATTACTTCGAGATGCAGAGTCGACGCAAAGCCCAGATCGATATGCCGAAGCTGATCGCCTTCGCGATCTTTTCGACGCGCCGGCAGGAGGAGATCACCCGAATGCGTTGGGACGATCTCGACTGCGCCCGGCAAGCGGTGCTGGTGCGGGACATGAAGAACCCCGGGCAGAAGATCGGCAATGACGTGTGGTGTCATCTTCCCGATGAGGCATGGGCGATCATTCAAGCTATGCCAAAAGTGGCCGATGAAATCTTTCCGTATAACGGTAAATCGGTGTCGGCATCCTTCACCCGGGCCTGCCCGCTCCTAGGTATCAAGGACCTGCACTTCCATGACCTGCGGCACGAAGGGGTGAGCCGGCTGTTCGAGATGGACTGGGACATTCCCAGAGTGTCGAGCGTATCCGGGCATCGGGACTGGAATTCGCTTCGTCGTTATACCCATCTTCGAGGCAATGCGGATGTTTATTTGAACTGGAAATGGTTGAAAAGGATTTTAATGTAA